In Flavobacteriales bacterium, one genomic interval encodes:
- a CDS encoding T9SS type A sorting domain-containing protein: protein MKKHFLTMVLSVATVLASAQTATNFNCNDCSNVPHELFAELDAGKVIVLVWVMPCGACTGPSLTTYNVVESYQSSNPDKVRMYLCDDFANTSCTSLNSWKNSTGLTNAVTFSDAAINMGDYGSAGMPKIVVLGGGGHTVFYNVNNTVNITDLQDGIDAALLATGIQEQSELASSLNVYPDPIVDNAQIKFTLARSADVTLDLYDLSGKLVKNVYGGRLSAGVHSIELATDAIPAAVYLVKLSDGTQNAFINMVIAH from the coding sequence ATGAAAAAACATTTCCTCACTATGGTTCTGAGTGTGGCCACCGTTTTAGCTTCTGCGCAGACCGCGACCAACTTCAACTGCAACGATTGCTCCAATGTGCCACACGAACTCTTTGCTGAACTCGACGCGGGCAAGGTGATCGTGCTCGTTTGGGTAATGCCTTGTGGCGCATGCACCGGGCCATCCTTGACCACGTACAATGTGGTGGAGAGCTATCAATCATCCAACCCGGACAAGGTGAGGATGTATCTCTGCGATGACTTTGCGAATACCAGTTGCACTTCGCTCAACAGTTGGAAGAATTCCACAGGTCTTACGAATGCAGTCACCTTTTCCGACGCTGCGATCAACATGGGCGACTATGGCTCCGCTGGTATGCCGAAGATCGTTGTTCTTGGCGGGGGCGGTCACACGGTCTTTTACAATGTGAACAATACGGTCAATATCACCGATCTTCAGGATGGGATCGATGCTGCCTTGTTGGCAACGGGTATACAGGAACAAAGCGAATTGGCTTCTTCACTCAACGTTTATCCCGATCCAATAGTGGACAATGCGCAGATCAAATTCACCCTTGCACGATCGGCCGATGTAACGCTTGACCTGTATGACCTTTCAGGCAAGCTGGTGAAGAACGTGTATGGCGGACGCCTTTCAGCAGGCGTACACAGCATCGAACTCGCCACCGATGCTATTCCAGCTGCCGTGTACCTGGTAAAACTCTCTGATGGAACGCAGAACGCGTTCATCAACATGGTCATCGCCCATTAG
- a CDS encoding copper-translocating P-type ATPase, producing the protein MATSTVPLKRSYPVTGMTCASCVLSVEKALKAQPGVATASVNLATNTAQVTFDPEVSSETDLQKAVQEGGFDLLLETDGDSQVDLEALQQKRMTALKQKLFASIALSIPLMIAGMVYMHASWSPWVQWLLATPVVLIFGRQFFINAWKQAKHRSANMDTLVALSTGVAYGFSVFNTLNPSFWTSRGLEPHVYFEAAAVVITFILLGKYLEERAKAGTSSAIKKLMGLRPSTVMREDANGQPQEVPIAEITIGDVLLVRPGESIAVDGSVIDGDSYVDESMISGEPIPVAKSANAKLLAGTINQKGSLRMTAEKVGAATLLAQIVRAVQDAQGSKAPVQKLVDRIASVFVPVVIGIAVLSAIGWWVLGGEHAFTQGLLAMVTVLVIACPCALGLATPTAIMAGMGKGAENGILIKDAESLERARNITAIVLDKTGTITEGKPEVVEAIGLEDAEVANALLAIESRSTHPLAEAVVRYLRKGEWYMVNGERTEPGPPFTIHPSPFTNFEDLTGKGIKATLNLPTGQAGGTTWLVGNRRLLEEHGISIPAERREKERSWGDAANTVIWFADEKEVRAAIAIADRIKPSAKEAIARLKKENIKVYMQTGDNQRTAQAVAREVGIEHFRSEVLPKDKAAFVHGLQQQGEVVAMVGDGINDSEALAKADVSIAMGKGSDIAMDVARMTLISTDLNTIPRAITLSRKTVSFIRQNLFWAFIYNIIGIPIAAGLLYPINGFLLNPMIAGAAMAFSSVSVVSNSLRLKWVKLGG; encoded by the coding sequence ATGGCAACTTCCACCGTACCCCTCAAACGCAGCTACCCGGTAACGGGTATGACGTGCGCCAGCTGTGTGCTGAGCGTAGAGAAGGCGTTGAAGGCCCAGCCCGGTGTTGCCACCGCTTCCGTGAACCTCGCGACCAACACCGCGCAAGTAACCTTCGATCCGGAAGTGAGCAGCGAAACCGACCTGCAGAAGGCGGTACAGGAAGGTGGGTTCGATCTGCTGTTGGAGACCGACGGTGACAGCCAAGTAGATCTTGAAGCGCTGCAACAAAAGCGTATGACCGCGCTGAAGCAGAAGCTCTTCGCAAGCATCGCGCTCAGCATCCCGCTGATGATCGCGGGCATGGTGTACATGCATGCGTCATGGTCACCGTGGGTGCAGTGGCTGCTCGCTACACCGGTCGTGCTCATCTTCGGAAGGCAGTTCTTCATCAACGCATGGAAACAGGCCAAGCACCGCAGCGCCAACATGGATACACTTGTTGCGCTTAGCACCGGTGTGGCGTATGGCTTCAGCGTCTTCAACACATTGAACCCTTCGTTCTGGACCAGCCGCGGACTGGAGCCGCACGTTTATTTCGAAGCAGCTGCGGTGGTGATCACCTTCATTCTCCTTGGCAAGTATTTGGAAGAACGTGCGAAGGCAGGAACCTCCAGTGCGATCAAGAAACTGATGGGACTACGACCGAGCACTGTGATGCGCGAGGATGCAAATGGTCAACCGCAGGAAGTGCCCATCGCGGAGATCACGATCGGTGATGTGTTGCTCGTGCGACCGGGAGAAAGCATTGCGGTGGATGGTTCCGTGATCGACGGTGACAGCTACGTGGATGAAAGCATGATCAGCGGTGAACCGATCCCCGTTGCGAAGAGTGCGAACGCCAAGCTGCTCGCCGGTACCATTAACCAGAAAGGAAGCCTGCGCATGACCGCTGAAAAAGTGGGCGCTGCAACGTTGCTCGCTCAGATCGTCCGCGCCGTGCAGGATGCGCAAGGCAGCAAAGCGCCCGTGCAGAAATTGGTGGATAGGATCGCTTCGGTCTTCGTGCCAGTGGTGATCGGTATTGCGGTGCTCAGCGCGATCGGTTGGTGGGTGCTCGGTGGCGAACACGCGTTCACGCAAGGACTGCTCGCCATGGTCACCGTTCTCGTGATCGCATGCCCCTGCGCACTCGGTCTTGCAACGCCCACTGCGATCATGGCCGGCATGGGCAAGGGTGCCGAGAACGGCATCCTCATCAAGGACGCCGAGAGCCTGGAACGTGCACGTAACATCACCGCGATCGTGCTCGACAAGACCGGTACCATCACCGAAGGAAAACCGGAAGTCGTAGAAGCCATCGGGTTAGAAGATGCAGAAGTTGCGAATGCGTTGTTAGCGATCGAATCGCGATCAACGCATCCGTTGGCGGAAGCAGTTGTGCGGTATCTGAGAAAAGGTGAATGGTACATGGTGAATGGTGAACGGACAGAGCCGGGGCCTCCATTCACCATTCACCCATCACCATTCACCAACTTCGAAGACCTGACCGGCAAAGGCATCAAAGCCACCCTCAACCTGCCTACCGGACAGGCAGGCGGCACCACATGGCTCGTCGGGAACCGCCGATTGTTGGAAGAGCACGGCATCTCCATCCCTGCTGAGCGCCGTGAAAAAGAACGCAGTTGGGGTGATGCGGCAAACACCGTCATCTGGTTCGCTGATGAAAAGGAAGTGCGCGCCGCCATCGCCATTGCGGATCGCATCAAACCCTCCGCCAAAGAGGCAATCGCACGGCTGAAAAAAGAGAACATAAAAGTCTACATGCAGACCGGCGACAACCAACGCACCGCACAAGCAGTAGCGCGCGAAGTGGGCATCGAACACTTCCGCAGTGAAGTACTCCCGAAGGACAAGGCCGCATTTGTTCACGGCCTGCAGCAACAAGGCGAAGTAGTCGCAATGGTCGGCGATGGCATCAACGACAGCGAAGCACTTGCTAAGGCCGACGTCAGCATCGCCATGGGCAAGGGCAGCGACATCGCCATGGACGTCGCACGCATGACGCTGATCAGCACCGATCTGAATACAATTCCGCGTGCCATCACCCTCTCGCGCAAGACCGTCTCCTTCATCCGCCAGAACCTCTTCTGGGCCTTCATCTACAACATCATCGGCATCCCCATCGCCGCCGGATTGTTGTATCCCATCAACGGCTTCCTGCTCAACCCCATGATCGCCGGTGCCGCCATGGCGTTCAGTAGTGTAAGTGTGGTGAGCAATAGTTTGCGGTTGAAGTGGGTGAAGTTGGGTGGGTAG
- a CDS encoding helix-turn-helix transcriptional regulator → MPNTIHHITSISELHALCGFDKPTHPLISVIDVSKWEIGPEWVGRKLRTDLYSIALKDASCGMDYGRNTYDFNEGVLIFTAPDQVASITKQQKLGAINGWMIFFHPDLIRNMPLGKHMDDYGFFSYDVHEALHLSDAEQKIVNDCVELIRSEISARIDGHSQRVIVNTLELILNYSLRYYERQFHTRSAQHTDVVSQFEHLLKDYYKQGKFVEIGMPSIEHFADQVHLSPNYLSDLLKKETGMSTRDRINHFVVEKAKDLLLSEDDAISGIAYRLGFTYPHYFSRLFKARTGMTPNEYRNRPLLN, encoded by the coding sequence ATGCCCAACACCATCCATCACATCACTTCCATAAGCGAACTGCACGCGCTTTGTGGTTTTGATAAACCAACGCACCCGTTGATCTCGGTGATCGATGTGAGCAAATGGGAGATCGGCCCTGAATGGGTTGGTCGGAAGTTGCGGACTGACCTGTATTCCATCGCGCTGAAGGACGCCAGTTGCGGCATGGACTATGGCCGGAATACGTACGACTTCAATGAAGGTGTTTTGATCTTTACGGCACCGGACCAAGTAGCTTCCATCACCAAGCAACAGAAGTTGGGAGCGATCAATGGTTGGATGATCTTCTTCCACCCGGACCTTATCCGTAACATGCCGTTGGGAAAGCACATGGACGACTACGGGTTCTTCTCGTACGATGTGCATGAAGCCTTGCACCTTTCCGATGCCGAACAAAAAATAGTGAACGATTGCGTAGAACTGATCCGATCAGAGATCAGCGCGCGGATCGATGGCCACAGCCAACGCGTGATCGTGAATACCTTGGAACTTATCCTGAATTACAGTCTTCGGTATTACGAGCGCCAGTTCCACACGCGCTCGGCGCAGCACACCGATGTGGTGAGCCAGTTCGAGCACTTATTGAAGGACTACTACAAACAAGGCAAGTTCGTAGAGATCGGCATGCCTTCCATTGAACACTTCGCGGACCAAGTACACTTATCGCCGAACTACTTGAGCGACCTCTTGAAAAAGGAAACGGGCATGTCAACCCGGGATCGGATCAATCACTTCGTAGTGGAGAAAGCAAAAGATCTGTTGCTCAGTGAAGACGATGCCATCAGCGGGATCGCCTACCGGTTGGGCTTCACGTATCCGCATTACTTCAGTCGGCTGTTCAAAGCGAGAACAGGGATGACGCCGAATGAATACCGCAACCGGCCACTGCTCAACTGA
- a CDS encoding NAD-dependent epimerase/dehydratase family protein encodes MTTIDRTRPVMVTGANGYVASWLVKRLLDDGLTVHAAVRNPNDEKKIAHLKEAAAKSSGQIKFFAGDLLKPGSYKAAMEGCELVYHTASPFTTTVKDPQKELIDPAVKGTENVLRSATEVDSVKRVVVTSSCAAIYGDAIDTVNAPGGKLTEEIWNTTSSLEYQPYSFSKTLAEKKAWELAKSQDKWDLVTVNMSLVMGPALNPGNTTSESINILKMLGGGEMKMGAPRMGVGLVDVRDVAEAHFKAGFTPTAKGRYITSAHSTDLLEMGKVLLPKYGDRFPLPTKALPKWLLMIIGPFTSKLFTRPFIRKNVDVPWNADNSKIKKELGMTFRPMKETMEDSFQNLIDEGILKAK; translated from the coding sequence ATGACAACGATAGATAGAACACGACCAGTGATGGTGACCGGCGCTAACGGCTATGTGGCCAGCTGGTTGGTAAAGCGCTTGCTGGATGATGGCCTTACCGTTCACGCCGCAGTGCGCAACCCGAATGACGAAAAGAAGATCGCGCATTTGAAGGAAGCGGCCGCGAAGTCGAGCGGGCAGATCAAATTCTTCGCAGGCGACCTGCTGAAGCCGGGGTCGTACAAAGCCGCGATGGAAGGCTGCGAATTGGTGTATCATACCGCATCGCCATTCACTACGACCGTAAAAGATCCGCAGAAAGAATTGATAGATCCCGCTGTGAAGGGTACGGAGAACGTGTTGCGATCCGCCACCGAAGTGGATTCCGTAAAACGTGTGGTCGTCACCAGCAGTTGCGCAGCGATCTACGGCGATGCCATTGATACGGTGAATGCACCCGGCGGTAAGCTCACCGAAGAGATCTGGAACACCACTTCTTCCTTGGAGTATCAACCCTATTCATTTTCTAAGACCTTGGCCGAGAAAAAGGCATGGGAACTAGCGAAGTCCCAAGACAAATGGGACCTGGTAACGGTGAACATGTCCTTGGTCATGGGGCCTGCCCTGAATCCCGGAAATACCACGTCGGAAAGCATCAACATTTTGAAGATGCTGGGTGGCGGTGAAATGAAAATGGGCGCTCCACGAATGGGTGTTGGCCTAGTGGATGTCCGCGATGTCGCTGAGGCGCATTTCAAAGCTGGCTTTACACCAACCGCCAAAGGGAGGTACATCACCTCGGCACATTCCACCGATCTTTTGGAGATGGGTAAAGTGCTATTGCCCAAGTATGGCGATCGTTTCCCGCTACCAACGAAAGCGTTGCCGAAGTGGTTGCTGATGATCATCGGACCATTCACGAGCAAACTCTTCACACGTCCATTCATCCGCAAGAATGTTGATGTGCCATGGAATGCGGACAACTCCAAGATCAAGAAGGAGCTAGGAATGACCTTCCGTCCGATGAAAGAAACGATGGAGGATTCTTTCCAGAACCTGATCGATGAAGGCATCCTGAAAGCAAAATGA
- a CDS encoding MBL fold metallo-hydrolase codes for MNKNWFKRRRTYVMGVPVLLFLTGSIFVNSSSEFGGTPNSMDKKKYEMSANFSNGKFQNILPTSMSMSAKDLATTLYDFVAGGDNLSPKSKIPVLHPDSALIASPPKAARMVWFGHSAFLLQLDGKNILIDPMFGAVPAPHPWLGRARFTEGLPIEIAALPKIDAILLSHDHYDHLDYGSIKALNAKTKEFYVPLGVGAHLRSWGIEESRIHELDWWNEVDHEGIRFALGPARHFSGRALTDRFSTLWGSWVIHGKQDRIFFSGDSGYGPHFKEIGAKYGPFDFAMIECGQYNEKWAEIHMMPEESAQAAVDVGTKAMMPIHWGSFVLAMHSWTDPVVRVTKQANALGMPIITPRIGEVISVDSLTGPSEAWWTDL; via the coding sequence ATGAACAAGAACTGGTTCAAACGTAGGCGCACCTACGTTATGGGAGTTCCGGTACTCCTATTTCTTACCGGTAGCATCTTCGTGAACAGCAGTTCGGAATTCGGCGGAACGCCCAACAGCATGGATAAAAAGAAATATGAAATGTCGGCGAACTTCAGCAATGGAAAGTTCCAGAACATCCTGCCAACGAGCATGTCAATGTCCGCAAAGGACCTGGCAACGACCCTCTACGATTTTGTAGCAGGAGGTGACAACTTATCGCCGAAAAGCAAGATCCCCGTGCTGCATCCGGATAGCGCGTTGATCGCTTCACCGCCAAAGGCTGCGCGCATGGTATGGTTCGGTCACTCCGCATTCCTGTTGCAATTGGATGGAAAGAACATCCTTATCGATCCCATGTTCGGCGCTGTGCCTGCACCGCACCCGTGGCTGGGTCGTGCGCGATTCACGGAAGGACTACCGATCGAGATCGCGGCCTTACCAAAGATCGATGCGATCCTGCTTTCACACGATCACTATGATCACTTGGACTATGGTTCCATCAAAGCGTTGAACGCAAAAACAAAGGAGTTCTACGTCCCACTTGGCGTAGGTGCGCACTTACGTTCTTGGGGAATTGAAGAAAGCCGGATCCATGAATTGGATTGGTGGAACGAGGTCGACCACGAAGGCATCCGTTTCGCGTTGGGACCTGCTCGCCATTTTTCAGGAAGAGCACTTACCGATCGCTTTAGCACGCTTTGGGGTTCGTGGGTGATCCACGGAAAACAGGATCGCATTTTCTTCAGCGGCGATAGCGGCTACGGTCCGCACTTCAAGGAGATCGGTGCGAAGTACGGCCCCTTCGACTTTGCGATGATAGAGTGTGGCCAATACAACGAGAAGTGGGCGGAGATCCACATGATGCCAGAGGAATCAGCACAGGCCGCTGTGGATGTTGGTACGAAAGCAATGATGCCGATCCATTGGGGTTCTTTCGTGCTGGCCATGCACAGCTGGACCGACCCCGTAGTGCGCGTAACCAAGCAAGCGAATGCACTCGGCATGCCCATCATAACACCGCGTATCGGCGAGGTGATCTCAGTGGATTCCTTAACGGGTCCAAGTGAGGCTTGGTGGACGGATCTTTAA
- a CDS encoding T9SS type A sorting domain-containing protein — translation MDKTSNLAPPPRGSAKRMQRMIRYVSALALLVGFGQPAFSQAYCPSDGGSGNVINIDRVVLGDLNNSSGDNDGYGDFTALSVTATAGTALPVTLDPSGPFFLRYRWRAWLDLNNDGTFDNAERVLQVTGFGVQNGSVNIPSGTPDGNYRMRISMKAFSYAEACDNYAAGDVEDYTLSVISACDAVAGAMSTSKPDVCFSAGGVTLVANPDGAAFVPQGFSQAYVLTSGAGLVIEQLGATPEFTVTSPGIYTIHSFVFPSDLDLSIVVPGTTTGFDVNSLLIQGGGSLCASLDVTGAQFNVADPMAGTMSGGADACFNGDEATLTATANGDANVPAGYSQAYVLTSGAGLVIEQLGATPEFTVTSGGLYTIHSFVFPSDLDLSVVVPGTTTGFDVNGLLVQGGGSLCASLDVAGAQFNVTDPMAGTMSGGADVCFNGDNAMLMATANGDANVPAGYSQAYVLTSGAGLVIEQLGATPEFTVTTGGLYTIHSFVFPSDLDLSVVVPGVTTGFDVNGLLVQGGGSLCASLDVAGAQFNVTDPMAGTMSGGADACLQGDGAVLVATANGDANVPAGYSQAYVLTSGAGLVIDQLGATPAFTVTTGGLYTIHSFVFPSDLDLSVVVPGTTTGFDVNGLLVQGGGSLCASLDVAGAQFNVTDPMAGTMSGGADFCLQGDGAVLVATANGDANVPAGYSQAYVLTSGTGLVIEQLGATPEFTVTTGGLYTIHSFVFPSDLDLSVVVPGTTTGFDVNGLLVQGGGSLCASLDVAGAQFNVTDPMAGTMSGGADACFNGDEATLTATANGDANVPAGYSQAYVLTSGAGLVIEQLGATPEFTVTTGGLYTIHSFVFPSDLDLSVVVLGVTTGFDVNGLLVQGGGELCASLDVAGAQFNVVDPMAGTMSGGGDACLVDGSAMLMATANGDANVPTGYSQAYVLTSGAGLVIEQLGATPEFTVTSGGLYTIHSFVFPSDLDLSVVVPGTTTGFDVNGLLVQGGGSLCASLDVAGTQFNVAECACTADAGTLTAVSDEACLVNGQVTISANVNGDANVPAGYSQAYVLTSGTGLVIEQLGATPEFTVTSGGLYTIHSFVFPSDLDLSIVVPGVTTGFDVNGLLIQGGGALCASLDVAGAPVQVSGPYAGNIDPDNFLSCLNNGTATLNGNPAGDAQVPAGYNTVYVLTRGQGLVIVNAGPTPEFNVTTPGLYRIHTVVYDPNTLDLGIVVLGTTTGFDVNSLLVQGGGTICASLDVQGAPFLVLNGWICNWFLPFFNSDGMDPMDQLSDALGRDARSLSDEDLKMLTSEVPVQATLYPVPATDILNIRLDSRLAMQMEVSVMDMSGRIVRGSKSYDLEAGVRDLTIDVNDLENGNYIVRMVANGEVLTEQFVKVQ, via the coding sequence ATGGACAAAACGTCGAATTTAGCTCCACCCCCACGGGGCTCCGCAAAACGAATGCAGCGGATGATCCGCTATGTGAGCGCACTTGCGCTGCTTGTTGGCTTCGGTCAACCAGCATTCTCCCAAGCATACTGTCCCAGTGACGGTGGATCGGGCAATGTGATCAACATCGATCGCGTGGTGCTTGGCGATCTGAACAATTCCAGTGGCGACAACGATGGGTACGGTGACTTCACCGCGCTCTCCGTTACCGCCACCGCCGGTACTGCTTTACCGGTGACCTTGGACCCATCCGGTCCTTTCTTCTTGCGCTACCGTTGGCGCGCATGGCTGGATCTGAACAACGACGGCACCTTCGACAACGCTGAGCGGGTGTTGCAGGTAACCGGATTCGGCGTGCAGAACGGTTCCGTGAACATCCCTTCGGGCACTCCTGATGGTAACTACCGCATGCGGATCTCAATGAAAGCCTTCAGCTATGCCGAAGCATGTGACAATTACGCTGCTGGCGATGTGGAGGATTACACCCTATCGGTGATCAGCGCATGCGATGCGGTCGCTGGTGCAATGTCCACCTCGAAGCCTGATGTATGCTTCAGCGCGGGCGGTGTAACACTGGTAGCAAACCCCGATGGTGCGGCGTTCGTACCTCAGGGCTTTTCACAAGCGTATGTATTGACCAGCGGTGCAGGATTGGTGATCGAGCAATTGGGTGCAACACCTGAGTTCACCGTAACGAGTCCCGGTATTTACACCATCCACTCCTTCGTATTCCCAAGTGACCTCGACCTGAGTATTGTGGTACCTGGAACGACAACGGGTTTTGACGTGAACAGCCTTCTCATCCAAGGCGGTGGCTCACTCTGCGCATCCTTGGATGTGACCGGTGCACAGTTCAACGTTGCCGACCCAATGGCCGGAACGATGAGCGGTGGTGCTGATGCATGTTTCAATGGTGACGAAGCAACGTTGACGGCAACTGCAAACGGTGATGCCAACGTACCAGCAGGATACAGCCAAGCGTATGTGTTGACCAGCGGTGCAGGTCTCGTAATTGAGCAGCTCGGTGCAACACCAGAGTTTACGGTAACAAGCGGTGGTCTCTACACGATCCACTCCTTCGTATTCCCAAGTGACCTCGACCTGAGCGTTGTGGTTCCTGGAACTACTACAGGATTCGATGTGAACGGTTTGCTCGTACAAGGTGGCGGAAGTCTCTGTGCAAGTCTTGATGTTGCAGGTGCACAATTCAACGTGACCGACCCTATGGCCGGCACGATGAGCGGTGGTGCTGATGTCTGCTTCAACGGCGACAATGCAATGTTGATGGCAACTGCTAACGGCGATGCGAACGTCCCAGCAGGATACAGCCAAGCGTATGTGTTGACCAGCGGTGCAGGTCTCGTGATCGAGCAACTCGGTGCAACACCTGAGTTCACCGTAACAACAGGCGGTCTCTACACGATCCACTCCTTCGTCTTCCCAAGTGACCTCGACCTGAGCGTAGTGGTACCTGGAGTGACAACTGGTTTTGATGTGAACGGATTGTTGGTGCAAGGTGGTGGTAGCCTCTGTGCTTCTCTCGATGTTGCAGGTGCACAGTTCAACGTAACCGACCCAATGGCCGGAACCATGAGCGGTGGTGCTGATGCATGCTTGCAAGGTGATGGTGCAGTTCTCGTGGCAACTGCAAATGGAGACGCGAACGTCCCAGCAGGATACAGCCAAGCGTATGTGTTGACCAGTGGTGCAGGTCTCGTGATCGATCAGCTCGGTGCAACGCCAGCGTTCACGGTAACAACTGGCGGACTCTACACCATCCACTCTTTCGTATTCCCAAGTGACCTCGACCTGAGTGTTGTGGTTCCTGGAACGACAACAGGATTTGATGTGAACGGATTGCTCGTGCAAGGTGGCGGAAGTCTCTGTGCAAGTCTTGATGTTGCAGGTGCACAATTCAACGTGACCGACCCAATGGCCGGAACGATGAGCGGTGGTGCTGATTTCTGCTTGCAAGGTGATGGTGCTGTGTTGGTCGCTACGGCGAACGGCGATGCGAACGTCCCAGCAGGTTACAGCCAAGCGTATGTGTTGACCAGCGGCACAGGTCTCGTGATCGAGCAGCTCGGTGCAACACCTGAGTTCACCGTAACAACAGGCGGACTCTACACGATCCACTCCTTCGTCTTCCCAAGTGACCTCGACCTCAGCGTAGTGGTTCCTGGAACAACGACCGGTTTTGATGTGAACGGATTGCTCGTGCAAGGTGGCGGAAGTCTCTGCGCAAGTCTTGATGTTGCAGGTGCACAGTTCAACGTGACCGACCCAATGGCCGGAACGATGAGCGGTGGTGCTGATGCATGTTTCAATGGTGACGAAGCAACGTTGACTGCAACGGCCAACGGTGATGCGAACGTACCAGCTGGTTACAGCCAAGCGTATGTGTTGACAAGCGGTGCAGGTCTCGTGATCGAGCAACTCGGTGCAACACCTGAGTTCACGGTAACAACTGGTGGACTGTACACGATCCACTCTTTCGTCTTCCCAAGTGACCTCGACCTCAGCGTAGTGGTACTTGGTGTGACAACTGGTTTTGATGTGAATGGTTTGTTGGTACAAGGTGGTGGCGAACTCTGCGCTTCACTCGATGTGGCCGGTGCACAGTTCAACGTAGTCGACCCAATGGCCGGAACGATGAGCGGTGGCGGCGATGCATGCCTAGTTGATGGCAGCGCAATGTTGATGGCAACAGCCAATGGCGATGCGAACGTACCAACAGGATACAGCCAAGCGTATGTATTGACAAGCGGTGCAGGTCTGGTGATCGAGCAACTCGGTGCAACACCGGAGTTCACCGTAACAAGCGGTGGTCTGTACACCATTCACTCCTTCGTCTTCCCAAGTGACCTCGACCTAAGTGTGGTGGTACCTGGAACGACAACAGGATTTGATGTGAACGGATTGCTCGTGCAAGGTGGTGGTAGCCTCTGTGCATCCTTGGATGTAGCTGGTACACAGTTCAACGTGGCCGAGTGCGCATGCACAGCTGACGCTGGAACCCTTACCGCAGTGAGCGATGAAGCGTGCTTGGTGAATGGACAAGTAACCATCAGTGCCAACGTGAACGGTGATGCGAACGTCCCAGCAGGATACAGCCAGGCATATGTGCTCACCAGTGGAACTGGTCTAGTTATCGAGCAACTCGGCGCAACACCTGAGTTCACGGTTACGAGCGGTGGTCTCTACACGATCCACTCCTTCGTCTTCCCAAGTGACCTCGACCTTAGCATCGTGGTGCCAGGCGTAACAACGGGCTTCGATGTGAACGGTCTATTGATCCAAGGTGGTGGTGCACTCTGTGCGAGCCTGGATGTGGCCGGTGCACCAGTACAGGTGAGTGGTCCTTATGCAGGGAACATTGATCCGGACAACTTCCTGAGCTGCTTGAACAACGGCACTGCTACGCTTAACGGTAACCCTGCCGGAGATGCGCAGGTACCTGCGGGATATAACACCGTGTATGTGCTAACACGTGGCCAAGGATTGGTGATCGTGAATGCTGGTCCAACACCGGAATTCAACGTAACTACACCTGGTCTGTACCGCATCCACACTGTGGTGTATGATCCGAATACATTGGATCTGGGCATCGTGGTGCTGGGAACAACAACGGGCTTCGATGTCAACAGCTTGCTCGTGCAAGGAGGTGGAACCATCTGCGCATCCTTGGATGTACAAGGAGCTCCCTTCCTCGTTCTGAACGGTTGGATCTGCAACTGGTTCCTGCCATTCTTCAACTCCGATGGCATGGACCCAATGGATCAATTGAGCGATGCGCTCGGACGTGACGCGCGCTCACTGAGCGATGAAGATCTTAAGATGTTGACCAGTGAGGTACCTGTACAGGCCACCTTGTATCCAGTGCCTGCTACCGATATCCTGAACATCCGTTTGGACAGCCGTTTGGCGATGCAAATGGAAGTGAGCGTGATGGACATGAGCGGACGCATTGTACGAGGCAGCAAGAGCTATGACCTGGAAGCAGGTGTGCGCGACCTCACGATCGATGTGAACGATCTGGAGAACGGCAACTACATCGTTCGCATGGTCGCGAATGGAGAAGTGCTCACCGAACAATTCGTTAAGGTGCAGTGA